Proteins encoded within one genomic window of Ranitomeya variabilis isolate aRanVar5 chromosome 4, aRanVar5.hap1, whole genome shotgun sequence:
- the LOC143768961 gene encoding uncharacterized protein LOC143768961, with product MWGLQDDGQNQTSFLCLVRGVYTIAGTMWFLNGNQSQSGIFQTLRLNVATVRMSSNWEYLIQHGITRPHILVPLNHSWPPASENLETFVSSERPRVIYWPALPNTLLSSWEFSSSSSNNKAFIPSLDGHLGSLNPSSFITENVNLLLPSLHLQGLGGQISHIVSPETLHFSALSSQAAETSLDAVTCFVVKPENDDMLGYQEIISGGTDHPFCNEEKLPVELGHHMMQNVLLLLTVKIITIKLIIFDLLMTGAAMVETCQKCLNSPKFIEENY from the exons ATGTGGGGTCTTCAGGATGATGGCCAAAATCAGACCAGTTTTCTCTGTCTGGTGCGAGGAGTATATACTATAGCTGGAACTATGTGGTTCTTAAATGGTAATCAAAGTCAATCTGGAATCTTTCAAACATTGAGACTGAACGTTGCTACAGTGAGGATGTCCAGCAACTGGGAATATCTTATTCAGCATGGAATTACTAGACCACATATTCTTGTACCCCTAAATCATAGTTGGCCTCCTGCATCTGAAAACTTGGAAACTTTTGTCTCCAGTGAACGTCCTCGAGTTATTTACTGGCCTGCTCTACCAAATACACTTCTAAGTTCCTGGGAATTTTCCAGTTCATCAAGTAACAATAAAGCTTTTATTCCTTCATTAGATGGACATCTGGGATCTCTTAATCCATCATCATTTATAACTGAGAACGTCAATCTTCTCTTACCTTCATTACATTTACAGGGTCTAGGTGGGCAAATAAGTCATATTGTATCTCCAGAAACTCTCCATTTCTCAGCCTTGTCATCTCAAGCTGCTGAAACTTCTCTAGACGCTGTGACATGCTTTGTAGTGAAGCCTGAAAATGATGACATGTTGGGATATCAAGAAATCATCTCAG GTGGAACTGATCACCCTTTCTGCAATGAGGAGAAACTTCCTGTGGAGCTGG GTCATCATATGATGCAGAATGTTCTCCTACTTCTGACGGTGAAGATCATCACCATCAAGCTGATTATCTTTGACTTGCTGATGACAGGAGCAGCCATGGTGGAAACATGTCAGAAATGTCTTAACAGTCCCAAATTTATAGAAGAAAATTATTAA